The Geoglobus acetivorans genome window below encodes:
- a CDS encoding class I SAM-dependent methyltransferase: MKKGIDKKKYDRIARVYDLMESPMEIFALSKWRKELMEIVDGKNILEVGIGTGKNIPHYKDWRVVGVDISRKMLEKAAIKSRHIGRELDLVVADVEALPFKDESFDGIISTFVFCSVENPLAGLKELHRVLKKGGKAYFLEHMRCENDFAGRIMDFINPIFRAIGPEINRKTAENIRKTGFKILEEKYLRTSVFRIIVAEK, from the coding sequence ATGAAGAAAGGTATTGACAAAAAGAAGTACGACAGAATAGCAAGAGTTTATGATCTCATGGAATCTCCTATGGAGATTTTTGCCCTTTCAAAATGGAGAAAGGAACTCATGGAAATCGTTGACGGTAAAAACATCCTGGAAGTGGGAATTGGTACGGGCAAGAACATTCCACATTACAAAGACTGGAGAGTCGTCGGAGTGGACATCAGCAGGAAAATGCTCGAAAAAGCAGCCATAAAGTCAAGACACATTGGAAGGGAATTAGACCTGGTTGTGGCAGATGTGGAGGCTCTCCCGTTTAAAGACGAATCATTTGACGGAATAATATCAACATTCGTTTTCTGTTCTGTTGAAAACCCTCTTGCTGGATTGAAAGAACTTCACAGAGTCCTTAAAAAGGGTGGAAAGGCCTATTTTCTCGAGCACATGAGGTGTGAAAACGATTTTGCAGGCAGAATCATGGACTTCATCAATCCGATTTTCAGAGCGATAGGTCCGGAGATAAACAGGAAAACCGCAGAAAATATAAGAAAAACGGGTTTCAAAATTCTTGAAGAAAAATATCTAAGGACATCGGTTTTCAGAATTATCGTTGCTGAAAAGTAA
- a CDS encoding rhodanese-like domain-containing protein: MNPKILVAVGIVLVAGIIIYSVLTLFAGEKEYHSVLPEEFYRMMQNEDVFVIDVHIPEQKHIPGTDAWIPYNKIESSEDLLPKDKSTKILVYCRSGFMSKIAASKLTEMGYKNVYELDGGVIAWKQAGYEI, from the coding sequence ATGAATCCGAAGATTCTTGTTGCTGTCGGAATAGTCCTTGTAGCAGGAATCATAATCTACAGTGTTCTCACTCTCTTCGCCGGGGAAAAGGAGTATCATTCTGTATTACCCGAGGAGTTTTACCGCATGATGCAGAACGAGGACGTTTTTGTGATAGATGTGCACATTCCAGAACAGAAGCACATCCCTGGAACTGACGCCTGGATACCCTACAATAAGATAGAAAGCTCAGAAGACCTGCTGCCAAAGGACAAAAGCACAAAAATACTTGTTTACTGCAGGAGTGGATTTATGAGCAAAATTGCTGCATCCAAACTAACAGAAATGGGTTACAAAAACGTATATGAGCTTGATGGAGGAGTTATCGCCTGGAAACAAGCAGGATACGAGATATAG
- a CDS encoding cytochrome c-type biogenesis protein yields the protein MLKKLVKLVAILIIFSGVASSAYSPLDVETKIYCPCGCGEILYSCECETAVAAKTEISRELTSGKTPDEIIQKFVNQYGSAILVNAELEAIKSASRNNNVNPLPFYLAAIVITGIIAYQLGSRSKNKGRKGGKKPGKDNDWEL from the coding sequence ATGTTGAAAAAACTGGTCAAACTGGTAGCAATCCTGATAATATTCTCTGGAGTGGCAAGTTCAGCATACTCACCGCTTGACGTAGAAACAAAGATATACTGTCCATGCGGTTGTGGAGAGATTCTGTACAGCTGTGAATGCGAAACAGCAGTTGCAGCAAAAACAGAGATATCGAGAGAGCTTACGTCAGGAAAAACCCCCGACGAGATCATCCAGAAATTCGTGAACCAGTACGGTAGCGCCATTCTCGTAAACGCTGAACTGGAGGCGATAAAATCTGCCTCAAGAAACAACAACGTGAACCCTCTGCCATTCTATCTGGCCGCAATTGTTATAACGGGAATAATCGCATATCAGCTCGGAAGCAGATCCAAGAATAAAGGCAGAAAAGGCGGAAAGAAGCCAGGAAAGGATAACGACTGGGAATTATGA
- a CDS encoding DUF7343 domain-containing protein — translation MKNEHLISIIAGLVMLVLSYTLIPQATPHMMMYSPYYSTLPSILAVAGILLVVIPIIFAVQSERCENTEDKENLKRQEITPEEPHEAKNCVETLAVAEKLLEEDEKKVLKIIAENEGVTQDSLHFRTGFSTSKVSMIVKKLEEKDLIYRERFGKTYRLYLSDWVKS, via the coding sequence ATGAAAAATGAACATCTCATTTCGATCATTGCCGGTCTCGTAATGCTTGTACTCTCATATACTCTCATCCCGCAGGCGACCCCTCACATGATGATGTACTCTCCGTACTACAGCACTCTGCCATCCATTCTTGCAGTGGCAGGGATACTGCTCGTGGTGATACCCATCATTTTTGCCGTCCAATCAGAGCGCTGTGAGAATACGGAAGACAAGGAAAATTTGAAGCGTCAAGAGATAACGCCAGAGGAACCTCATGAAGCTAAGAACTGTGTGGAAACACTCGCAGTTGCGGAAAAACTCCTCGAGGAGGACGAAAAGAAGGTACTGAAAATCATTGCGGAAAATGAGGGCGTCACACAGGACAGCCTGCACTTCAGAACAGGCTTCTCCACATCAAAGGTATCCATGATTGTTAAAAAGCTCGAGGAAAAGGATTTGATCTACCGTGAGAGGTTTGGAAAGACCTACAGGCTCTATCTGAGCGACTGGGTGAAAAGTTAA
- a CDS encoding cytochrome c-type biogenesis protein CcmH has translation MKLKAVIVLFLLLIAGGKALAVTLDDIQSDVLCTCGCGMILKSCECGTAAKLREEINQMISSGMTKEEIIAELQSTYGKEILANPPKEGVFAGLWYYPVVLISAGLIVLYVILKRRRSEWYADPDEIINEDYEDLELEH, from the coding sequence ATGAAACTGAAAGCAGTGATAGTTCTATTTTTACTTTTAATCGCAGGTGGCAAAGCTCTTGCAGTGACTCTCGATGACATTCAGAGCGATGTTCTCTGTACGTGCGGTTGCGGCATGATACTGAAAAGCTGTGAGTGCGGAACTGCAGCCAAACTCAGAGAAGAGATAAACCAGATGATCAGTTCAGGCATGACAAAGGAAGAGATTATAGCCGAACTTCAGTCAACATACGGTAAGGAGATTCTGGCCAATCCTCCCAAAGAAGGTGTTTTTGCGGGACTCTGGTACTATCCGGTGGTCCTCATCTCAGCAGGACTGATCGTTCTATACGTCATCCTGAAGAGAAGAAGGTCGGAGTGGTATGCAGACCCCGACGAGATCATCAACGAAGATTATGAGGACCTGGAACTCGAGCATTAG
- a CDS encoding c-type cytochrome — translation MERKEIVFLLMGFAIGLVAGAFIVGLTYSTYPGWMPGMQYMPGMQYTPTPYSAEYKTNGERIFLTGVNENGERIPFVGGPQWLYMHGGGCASCHGADGKGGIYPMMCGVKTPDIRYSTLTEKHGMSVDDIKKAITQGVDDEGEELDYCMPRWQMSEDDLNDLIAYLKELG, via the coding sequence ATGGAGAGAAAAGAGATTGTATTTTTGCTGATGGGGTTTGCCATCGGTCTGGTTGCAGGGGCGTTCATAGTCGGTCTGACTTACAGCACCTATCCTGGCTGGATGCCGGGAATGCAGTACATGCCCGGGATGCAGTACACTCCAACGCCATACTCGGCAGAGTACAAGACCAATGGCGAAAGGATATTCCTTACTGGAGTGAATGAGAATGGGGAGAGGATTCCCTTTGTTGGGGGACCACAGTGGCTATACATGCACGGAGGTGGCTGTGCAAGCTGCCACGGTGCCGACGGCAAAGGTGGTATATATCCCATGATGTGCGGGGTGAAAACACCAGACATCAGGTACTCGACCCTAACTGAGAAGCACGGTATGAGTGTGGATGATATAAAAAAGGCGATAACCCAGGGTGTTGACGATGAGGGGGAGGAACTGGACTACTGCATGCCGAGGTGGCAGATGAGCGAGGACGACCTGAACGACCTGATAGCGTATCTCAAAGAGCTTGGCTGA
- a CDS encoding cytochrome c-type biogenesis CcmF C-terminal domain-containing protein, translating into MDIGYIFLFIAFISTLYSTAAYYFGIKEKRASYLKNGEKAIYLSAATTLVSSALLVYYFLTDNFRIEYVAYHSNIALPAAYKITAFWAGSEGSLLLWTILIMGYAVAYVRMEKKDLLSAYTLLIVNIIALFFLSLLISIQNPFRDLGFMPSDGAGLNPLLQTPEMAAHPPTLFLGYAGSAIVYALALAGVMTANDTWVYRGRKWIVFTWIWLTQGIFWGALWAYDVLGWGGYWAWDPVENSSLLPWLTLSALMHSVMIQEARRGMKLWNIILAFMTFEFVILGTYITRSGVISSVHAFGQSNLTPPFTFMLFAVFAITLYIIYERKDYIKSKDIIEAAASKEATFLFNNLILVTSALTVFWGTIFPLISEGITGYKVTIGPPFYNTVITPLAFFLIILLGLCIAFPWRRTSGKELLKRLRLPAAAFVAGLVYSIAVGHRFEMVIAISSFLFAITTHLQQYIWDTASFREQYGNLSLIKIVLRRRRRYGGYTAHLGLLLVFIGIAGGIYAQEYENVRLQIHQPANFGEYTLIYSAPDYEDTPLKTTWAAKIEIWKDGRLLGVARPAIEQYKAGNGEQIRKVYIHTEFPKDLYLILNGIDENSALLTVKIEPTVNLIWLGSWVLTAGGVFALIPRRFVRGLFEGAKKKEEVVS; encoded by the coding sequence GTGGATATAGGATATATTTTTCTGTTTATCGCATTTATCAGTACGCTTTACTCCACCGCAGCGTACTATTTCGGTATAAAGGAAAAGAGAGCATCATACCTCAAAAACGGAGAGAAAGCCATCTATCTGTCTGCTGCTACGACGCTGGTCAGCTCAGCACTGCTTGTTTATTACTTCCTCACAGATAACTTCCGAATAGAGTACGTGGCATACCATTCGAACATAGCACTTCCTGCAGCTTACAAGATAACTGCGTTCTGGGCCGGTTCTGAAGGTTCTCTTCTGCTATGGACTATCCTGATAATGGGTTACGCGGTTGCGTATGTAAGGATGGAGAAAAAAGACCTTCTCTCTGCATACACACTACTGATCGTGAATATAATTGCCCTGTTCTTCCTCTCACTACTGATTTCAATTCAGAATCCGTTCCGGGATCTCGGATTTATGCCCTCAGATGGAGCCGGGCTTAACCCTCTGCTCCAGACCCCCGAAATGGCTGCCCATCCACCAACACTGTTTCTGGGATACGCTGGCTCGGCAATAGTGTATGCACTGGCACTTGCAGGTGTGATGACGGCCAACGACACATGGGTGTACAGGGGGAGAAAATGGATAGTGTTCACGTGGATCTGGCTTACTCAGGGCATATTCTGGGGAGCACTCTGGGCGTATGACGTCCTCGGCTGGGGTGGATACTGGGCATGGGATCCTGTGGAGAATTCCTCCCTCCTCCCGTGGCTAACGCTCTCTGCACTGATGCACAGCGTTATGATTCAGGAAGCCAGACGGGGCATGAAGCTCTGGAACATAATTCTGGCATTCATGACCTTCGAATTCGTCATCCTCGGGACATACATTACGAGGAGCGGAGTGATAAGCAGCGTTCACGCATTCGGGCAGAGCAACCTCACTCCCCCGTTCACGTTCATGCTCTTTGCCGTATTCGCAATAACGCTGTACATAATCTATGAAAGGAAGGATTACATAAAAAGCAAGGACATAATCGAGGCTGCTGCCTCGAAAGAGGCCACATTTCTGTTCAACAATCTGATACTCGTTACCTCAGCACTCACGGTATTCTGGGGAACAATATTTCCGCTGATAAGCGAGGGTATCACGGGATACAAGGTCACAATCGGTCCGCCATTTTACAACACGGTGATCACGCCCCTTGCGTTCTTCCTCATAATCCTGCTTGGACTGTGCATAGCGTTCCCCTGGAGACGGACTTCAGGTAAAGAACTTCTGAAGAGGCTCAGACTACCAGCAGCCGCATTCGTTGCAGGGCTTGTATACTCAATCGCAGTAGGACACAGGTTTGAGATGGTGATAGCAATTTCCTCATTCCTGTTTGCGATAACCACTCACCTTCAGCAGTACATCTGGGACACAGCAAGCTTCAGAGAACAGTACGGCAACCTGAGTCTGATCAAAATCGTTCTCAGAAGAAGGAGAAGATACGGCGGTTACACCGCCCATCTGGGACTGCTCCTGGTTTTCATCGGCATTGCGGGTGGGATTTACGCCCAAGAATACGAGAACGTAAGGCTCCAGATACACCAGCCAGCAAACTTTGGGGAATACACCCTGATATATTCCGCACCGGACTATGAAGATACTCCGCTGAAAACAACGTGGGCGGCAAAAATTGAAATTTGGAAGGATGGAAGGCTGCTCGGTGTGGCCAGACCTGCAATAGAGCAGTATAAAGCAGGCAATGGAGAACAGATAAGGAAGGTGTACATCCACACGGAATTCCCGAAAGACCTGTACCTCATCCTGAACGGAATAGATGAAAATTCGGCTCTACTGACAGTCAAAATCGAACCTACCGTGAACCTGATATGGCTCGGAAGCTGGGTTTTAACCGCAGGAGGTGTCTTTGCACTGATACCGAGGAGATTCGTCAGGGGGTTGTTTGAAGGTGCAAAGAAAAAAGAAGAGGTGGTTTCATGA
- a CDS encoding DUF411 domain-containing protein, translating into MRKSFYLIAGIVVLSAVIAINAFSQNSTPESSENDWNRAITLYKTQYCGCCEQYIAYLRENGYNVEVVNVDDLPALFDKYRVPDDMRSCHISDLGGYFAVGHIPAEAIDKLMKEHPAIDGISLPGMPSGSPGMPGNKEEPFVVYALKDGNAEVFTTL; encoded by the coding sequence ATGAGGAAATCATTCTATTTGATTGCAGGAATTGTGGTTCTTTCAGCTGTCATTGCGATTAATGCTTTTAGCCAGAATTCTACTCCTGAAAGTTCAGAGAATGACTGGAACCGTGCTATTACTCTTTACAAAACGCAGTACTGTGGTTGCTGCGAGCAGTACATAGCCTATCTGCGTGAGAATGGCTATAATGTCGAGGTTGTTAATGTTGATGATCTGCCAGCTCTTTTCGATAAATACCGGGTTCCGGACGATATGCGTAGCTGTCACATCTCTGATCTGGGAGGATACTTTGCAGTGGGGCACATACCAGCAGAGGCAATCGATAAACTGATGAAAGAGCATCCAGCAATTGACGGCATATCTCTCCCGGGAATGCCTTCTGGCTCTCCGGGAATGCCGGGCAACAAGGAAGAACCCTTTGTGGTCTATGCGCTGAAAGACGGAAATGCCGAAGTCTTCACAACTCTTTGA
- a CDS encoding SHOCT domain-containing protein produces the protein MNGFGMTPFGFGFFGFGMLFWWILWVVIAYLVYQDAEKRGMNGLLWFILVLIPMVGIIALIIYLIVRETQPQAKEEKKSSLEILKERYAKGEISHEEYERMKKELEE, from the coding sequence ATGAACGGATTTGGGATGACCCCCTTCGGGTTTGGATTCTTTGGTTTCGGTATGCTCTTCTGGTGGATCCTCTGGGTCGTCATAGCCTACCTTGTCTACCAGGATGCGGAAAAGAGAGGAATGAACGGACTGCTGTGGTTTATCCTCGTTTTGATACCGATGGTTGGAATAATTGCACTGATAATCTACCTGATCGTGAGGGAGACCCAGCCTCAGGCAAAGGAGGAAAAGAAGTCTTCCCTCGAGATACTGAAGGAGAGGTATGCGAAAGGGGAGATAAGCCACGAGGAGTACGAGAGAATGAAAAAGGAACTTGAGGAATAG
- a CDS encoding thrombospondin type 3 repeat-containing protein, with protein MSVWKRWRNITAVILLVSLLLLTPVDARPEYMKDFKEYSDSIKKCTLCHVQSSGYGGVNSFGADYAKLGKGEKLLSKDSDGDGYTNQQELSSGTFPGDPDSKPGKEAPGMEVLAALFAIYLAMLIVRKV; from the coding sequence ATGAGTGTGTGGAAACGCTGGAGAAATATAACGGCGGTGATTCTGCTGGTGTCTCTTCTACTCTTAACACCGGTGGATGCAAGACCAGAGTACATGAAGGATTTCAAAGAATACAGCGACAGTATCAAAAAATGCACCCTCTGTCATGTCCAGAGTTCTGGATACGGAGGAGTGAACAGTTTTGGGGCGGACTATGCCAAACTCGGAAAGGGAGAAAAGCTCCTCTCCAAAGACAGTGATGGAGATGGATATACAAACCAGCAGGAACTCAGTTCTGGCACGTTTCCAGGGGATCCAGACTCCAAACCGGGAAAAGAAGCTCCAGGAATGGAGGTGCTGGCAGCTCTGTTCGCCATCTACCTGGCAATGCTAATAGTTAGAAAGGTTTAA